A single region of the Methylocystis echinoides genome encodes:
- the ligD gene encoding DNA ligase D — protein sequence MPARARRPEADTLAAYRARRDFSVTPEPQGGVSRGARPRLVVQRHFARREHFDLRLEMDGVLKSWAVTRGPSSNPADKRLAVRTEDHPLDYGDFEGLIPKGEYGGGTVMLWEDTTYAPENGDPLAALEKGEIKFEAQGDRMRGGWVLVRMKSREKAENWLLIKERDAFADADGDLPQRFETSVATGRTRAEIERGAKARRRKAPAARARKAYWSDKPIASAPTPKFVAPQLCETAARPPEGADWIFELKYDGYRLQLATGADGAVVYTRSGLDWTNRFPGLARAAFALPCRNALLDGEAVVFNEKGLSDFALLVSALEAGRSERVELVAFDLLVLDEADLRRKPLRARKALLKELLASSQSPIRYGDYIDGDGATVFRQATQAGAEGIIAKRADAPYRSGRFADWLKIKGDFREDVVIIGYRPSEKGESFASLVAAKETPEGLRYVGRIGTGYGAATRQTLAPLLARRVRGEKPYDILAADSIPKGVVYLEAPFPAEVRFGGWTMDGQMRQARFIGVREDVRAAPKQKSDAAQKFARVTHASRVVFPADGVTKGQIAEYYDAIAPRMAPHLADRPISLLRAPETVEELFFQRHPLKGMTKGILKVPDGDAPYIALDGALGLHTAAQFGAIEIHGWMSLASDLDRPDRMVFDLDPDEDLPFAQVRRAAVDMRDYLSDIGLKSWPMITGGKGVHVVLPLDRSLAYAETEVFAAGFARGLARQEPKRFVATMSKRRREGRIFIDWLRNKKTATAILPWSLRARPGATVATPLSWKILDEVESANAFDLRSALRLTDEWRGFFETTQTIAEGALSFMRGV from the coding sequence ATGCCTGCGCGCGCCCGGCGACCGGAGGCGGACACGCTCGCCGCCTATCGCGCCCGGCGGGACTTTTCGGTGACGCCGGAGCCGCAGGGCGGCGTCTCGCGCGGGGCGCGGCCGCGTCTTGTCGTGCAGCGGCATTTCGCGCGCCGCGAACATTTCGATCTGCGTCTGGAAATGGACGGCGTGCTGAAGAGCTGGGCGGTGACGCGCGGCCCCTCGTCCAATCCCGCTGACAAACGTCTTGCCGTACGCACGGAGGATCACCCGCTCGACTATGGCGACTTCGAGGGGCTGATCCCCAAGGGCGAATATGGCGGCGGCACGGTGATGCTGTGGGAGGACACGACCTACGCGCCCGAAAATGGCGATCCGCTCGCCGCGCTGGAGAAGGGCGAGATCAAATTCGAGGCGCAGGGCGACAGAATGCGCGGCGGCTGGGTGCTCGTGCGCATGAAGTCGCGCGAGAAGGCCGAGAACTGGCTCTTGATAAAGGAGCGCGACGCCTTCGCCGATGCGGATGGCGATCTTCCGCAGCGTTTTGAAACAAGCGTCGCCACGGGACGGACGCGCGCGGAGATCGAACGCGGCGCGAAGGCCAGGCGGCGCAAAGCGCCCGCCGCGCGCGCGCGCAAGGCCTATTGGTCCGACAAGCCGATTGCCAGCGCGCCGACGCCGAAATTCGTCGCGCCGCAGCTCTGCGAGACGGCGGCGCGACCGCCTGAAGGAGCAGACTGGATTTTCGAACTGAAATACGACGGCTATCGTCTCCAGCTTGCGACAGGCGCGGATGGCGCGGTTGTTTACACGCGCTCGGGCCTCGACTGGACGAACCGCTTTCCCGGCCTCGCGCGCGCCGCCTTCGCGCTGCCGTGCCGCAATGCGCTGCTCGATGGCGAGGCGGTCGTTTTCAATGAGAAGGGGCTTTCGGATTTCGCTCTGCTGGTTTCGGCGCTCGAGGCCGGACGCAGCGAGCGGGTGGAACTTGTCGCCTTCGATCTGCTCGTGCTTGACGAAGCAGATTTGCGGCGCAAACCCTTGCGGGCGCGCAAGGCGCTGCTGAAGGAGCTGCTTGCGTCCAGTCAGAGCCCGATCCGTTATGGCGATTACATCGACGGCGATGGCGCGACTGTGTTTCGGCAGGCGACGCAGGCGGGCGCCGAAGGGATCATCGCCAAGCGCGCAGACGCGCCCTACCGCAGCGGGCGCTTCGCCGACTGGCTGAAGATCAAAGGCGATTTCCGCGAGGATGTTGTGATCATCGGCTATCGGCCGTCCGAGAAGGGCGAGAGTTTCGCTTCGCTCGTCGCCGCAAAGGAAACGCCGGAAGGGCTGCGTTATGTGGGGCGCATCGGCACGGGCTATGGCGCCGCGACGCGCCAGACGCTGGCCCCTTTGCTCGCGCGGCGCGTGCGCGGCGAAAAGCCTTATGACATTCTTGCCGCCGACAGCATTCCCAAAGGCGTCGTCTATCTCGAAGCGCCTTTCCCCGCGGAAGTGCGTTTTGGCGGCTGGACCATGGACGGGCAGATGAGACAGGCGCGATTCATCGGTGTGCGCGAGGATGTGCGCGCGGCGCCGAAGCAGAAGAGCGACGCGGCGCAAAAATTCGCGCGCGTGACGCATGCGAGCCGCGTGGTCTTTCCCGCCGATGGCGTCACCAAGGGGCAGATCGCGGAGTATTACGACGCCATTGCGCCGCGCATGGCGCCGCATCTCGCCGACCGGCCCATCAGCCTGTTGCGCGCGCCCGAAACAGTGGAGGAGCTGTTTTTCCAGCGCCATCCGCTGAAAGGCATGACGAAGGGCATTCTGAAAGTGCCCGATGGCGACGCGCCCTATATCGCGCTCGACGGCGCGCTCGGCCTGCATACGGCGGCGCAGTTCGGCGCCATTGAAATTCATGGCTGGATGTCGCTGGCCAGCGATCTCGATCGCCCGGACCGAATGGTGTTCGATCTCGATCCGGACGAGGATCTGCCCTTCGCGCAGGTGCGGCGGGCCGCCGTGGATATGCGCGATTATCTCAGTGACATCGGTCTGAAAAGCTGGCCGATGATTACCGGCGGCAAGGGCGTGCATGTCGTCTTGCCGCTCGACCGTTCGCTTGCTTATGCGGAGACGGAGGTGTTCGCAGCCGGCTTTGCGCGCGGGCTGGCGCGGCAGGAGCCGAAGCGCTTCGTCGCCACCATGAGCAAGCGGCGCCGCGAGGGCCGCATCTTCATCGACTGGCTGCGCAACAAGAAGACGGCGACCGCGATCCTCCCCTGGTCGTTGCGCGCGCGGCCGGGCGCAACTGTGGCGACGCCGCTGTCGTGGAAAATTCTCGACGAGGTCGAGAGTGCAAATGCGTTCGATCTTCGCAGCGCTTTGCGGCTAACGGACGAGTGGCGCGGGTTTTTCGAAACCACGCAGACGATTGCAGAAGGCGCGCTTTCCTTCATGAGGGGCGTGTAG
- a CDS encoding Ku protein yields the protein MAESARTFWKGHLRLALVSIPVRLVAAEKAESDIRFHQLDRTSKQRIRYLKVAPGKGEVKKEDIVLGYEVEPGNYVFMEDEELDALKLSSRHTVELSQFVDADEIEPLYFSRPYYVLPDGEVAEEGYRVLRDALWAKHKVGVGQLTLRGREHLVALFPTGDGQGLALDTLRYASELKDASDIFSGIGREKPRADMVQMAEDLIDRRSEPFDAGKFRNHYAEALRDLVKAKLGRGETVPVEEQVEPGAKVLDFMEALKRSVAASEAPPEPPKKGPARKTAKAAAKGSKTAKAPARRRA from the coding sequence ATGGCCGAGTCGGCGCGCACCTTCTGGAAGGGCCATTTGCGTCTGGCCCTCGTTTCCATTCCCGTGCGCCTCGTGGCGGCGGAAAAGGCCGAGTCCGACATCCGCTTTCATCAGCTGGACCGCACCTCGAAGCAACGCATCCGCTATCTCAAGGTCGCGCCGGGCAAGGGTGAGGTGAAGAAAGAGGACATCGTCCTCGGCTATGAGGTCGAGCCCGGCAATTACGTCTTCATGGAGGACGAGGAGCTCGATGCGCTGAAGCTCTCGTCACGCCACACGGTGGAGCTCAGCCAGTTCGTCGACGCCGACGAAATCGAGCCGCTCTATTTCAGTCGCCCCTATTATGTCCTGCCGGATGGCGAAGTGGCCGAGGAAGGCTATCGCGTGCTGCGCGACGCGCTGTGGGCGAAGCACAAGGTCGGCGTCGGGCAGTTGACGCTGCGCGGGCGCGAGCATCTCGTCGCGCTTTTTCCAACCGGCGACGGGCAGGGGCTCGCCCTCGACACGCTGCGTTACGCGAGCGAGTTGAAGGACGCTTCCGATATCTTCTCCGGCATTGGCCGCGAGAAGCCGCGCGCGGACATGGTGCAGATGGCCGAGGATCTGATCGACAGGCGCAGCGAGCCCTTCGACGCCGGCAAGTTCCGCAATCATTACGCCGAGGCGTTGCGCGACCTCGTCAAAGCGAAATTGGGTCGCGGCGAGACCGTGCCGGTCGAGGAGCAGGTCGAGCCCGGCGCCAAGGTGCTGGATTTCATGGAGGCGCTGAAACGGTCGGTCGCCGCCAGCGAGGCGCCGCCAGAGCCGCCGAAGAAGGGACCCGCACGCAAGACGGCGAAGGCGGCGGCGAAAGGGTCGAAGACGGCGAAGGCGCCCGCGCGGCGGCGGGCCTAG
- a CDS encoding bactofilin family protein, with amino-acid sequence MAVNTASGFRPDQENVAYIGEGVAIKGEISVPDLIVVDGTIEGNVTARVVCVGPTGVIRGNISATEADISGSVSDHVEARQLLLVRATGRVEGRVMHGEIELEKGAVVTGDLSATDDYRAVPKAAAGKGASQDRAEPDLLPPPARVASGAADRLKDAVKSKAPIYISGEAEPPRRTLLRAPLSGRRVSA; translated from the coding sequence ATGGCCGTTAATACAGCTTCCGGGTTCCGGCCCGATCAGGAAAATGTCGCCTATATCGGCGAGGGCGTCGCGATCAAGGGCGAGATCTCCGTTCCGGATCTGATCGTCGTCGACGGCACGATCGAGGGCAATGTGACGGCGCGCGTCGTCTGCGTGGGGCCGACCGGGGTGATCCGCGGCAATATCTCCGCGACCGAGGCCGACATCAGCGGCTCCGTCTCCGACCATGTCGAGGCCCGGCAACTGCTGCTCGTGCGCGCGACCGGGCGCGTCGAGGGGCGGGTCATGCATGGCGAGATCGAGCTGGAGAAGGGCGCGGTTGTCACCGGCGACCTTTCGGCGACCGACGATTACCGCGCCGTTCCCAAGGCGGCGGCCGGCAAGGGCGCGAGCCAGGACCGCGCCGAGCCGGACCTGCTGCCCCCGCCGGCCCGCGTGGCCAGCGGCGCCGCCGATCGGCTGAAGGACGCGGTCAAGAGCAAGGCGCCGATCTATATCTCGGGCGAGGCCGAGCCGCCGCGCCGCACCCTGTTGCGCGCGCCGCTCTCGGGGCGTCGGGTTTCGGCCTGA
- a CDS encoding tyrosine recombinase, whose protein sequence is MNARAARQLDAFLDMLAAERGAARNTLDAYRRDLSDYIDFLRGKRRDPGDAATGDLRAYLADLDTRGMATATVARRLSALRQFHKFLYVDRHRADDPAAALEGPRLRRSAPGVLSVAEVDRLLATAREGLDDARRPPRERLRAARLHALLETLYATGLRVSELVSLPRSAARARDPFIVIKGKGGRERLAPLTGAAKRALSDYRTLLEAEAPARAEGPFLFPADSDSGHLTRQAFARELKSLGVATGLSAAQVHPHALRHAFASHLLQNGADLRVVQELLGHADIATTQIYTHVLDERMRAMVRDLHPLSDQESES, encoded by the coding sequence ATGAACGCGCGCGCCGCCCGCCAGCTCGACGCGTTTCTCGACATGCTGGCGGCTGAGCGCGGCGCCGCGCGCAACACGCTCGACGCCTATCGCCGCGACCTCTCCGATTACATCGATTTTCTGCGCGGCAAGCGACGCGATCCGGGCGACGCCGCGACCGGCGATCTGCGCGCCTATCTCGCCGATCTCGATACGCGCGGCATGGCGACCGCCACGGTGGCGCGGCGGCTGTCGGCGCTTCGGCAGTTCCACAAATTCCTCTATGTCGATCGCCATCGCGCCGACGATCCCGCCGCCGCTCTGGAGGGCCCGAGGCTGCGGCGCAGCGCCCCCGGCGTGCTGTCTGTCGCGGAAGTCGACCGTCTGCTCGCCACCGCCCGCGAAGGTCTCGACGACGCCAGGCGTCCGCCGCGCGAGCGCCTGCGCGCCGCCCGGCTTCATGCGCTGCTGGAGACGCTCTATGCGACGGGCCTGCGCGTCTCCGAACTCGTCTCGCTCCCCAGGAGCGCGGCGCGGGCGCGCGATCCTTTCATCGTCATCAAGGGCAAGGGCGGACGCGAGCGGCTCGCGCCCCTCACCGGCGCGGCCAAACGGGCGCTCTCGGACTATCGCACATTGCTGGAGGCGGAAGCGCCGGCGCGGGCGGAGGGGCCGTTCCTGTTCCCGGCCGACAGCGACAGCGGCCATCTCACCCGTCAGGCCTTCGCCCGCGAGCTGAAATCTCTGGGCGTCGCGACCGGGCTCTCGGCTGCGCAGGTTCATCCGCATGCGCTGCGCCACGCCTTCGCCAGCCATCTGCTGCAGAACGGCGCCGATCTGCGGGTGGTGCAGGAGCTTCTCGGTCACGCCGATATCGCCACGACGCAGATTTACACGCATGTTCTTGACGAGCGGATGCGGGCGATGGTCCGCGATCTCCATCCGCTTTCCGATCAGGAATCCGAATCCTGA
- a CDS encoding oxidoreductase: MPSLIRFLVIVAAIVALAYGAMIAVVSFVTPQPREMSYTIPAQRLNK; this comes from the coding sequence TTGCCCAGTCTCATCCGTTTCCTGGTCATCGTCGCCGCGATCGTCGCGCTTGCCTATGGCGCAATGATCGCCGTGGTGTCGTTCGTGACGCCGCAGCCGCGCGAGATGAGCTACACAATCCCGGCGCAACGCCTCAACAAGTGA
- a CDS encoding L,D-transpeptidase has translation MAHSIVFRSFVAGAAVLASATAVANPVWSAAPAYPGGAYHRQNALGGGLIEALFGEGPHGVRSAAPSPAVSRVAYAPAPVAPQRTLDPAYSRAEVDYDGPEAPGTIVVDTSNKFLYLVHGRGHATRYGVGVGRPGFEWSGVKTISRKEEWPDWTPPSEMLARRPDLPRHMDGGPANPLGARALYLGSSLYRIHGTNEPGTIGQNVSSGCIRMMNEDVIDLYGRVPVGTRVVVR, from the coding sequence ATGGCTCACAGCATCGTTTTTCGCAGTTTCGTCGCCGGCGCCGCCGTGCTGGCGTCCGCCACCGCCGTCGCCAATCCGGTCTGGTCCGCCGCGCCGGCCTATCCCGGCGGCGCCTATCACCGGCAGAACGCGCTGGGCGGGGGGCTGATCGAGGCCCTGTTCGGCGAGGGACCGCATGGCGTCCGCTCCGCGGCGCCGTCTCCCGCCGTCTCGCGTGTCGCCTATGCGCCCGCGCCCGTTGCGCCGCAGCGCACGCTCGATCCCGCCTATTCGCGCGCCGAGGTCGATTACGACGGCCCCGAGGCGCCCGGCACCATCGTCGTCGATACGTCGAACAAGTTCCTCTATCTCGTGCATGGCCGTGGCCATGCGACGCGCTACGGCGTCGGCGTCGGCCGTCCGGGTTTCGAGTGGTCGGGCGTCAAGACCATCAGCCGCAAGGAGGAGTGGCCAGACTGGACGCCGCCGTCGGAAATGCTGGCGCGCCGTCCCGATCTGCCACGCCACATGGACGGCGGCCCGGCCAATCCGCTGGGGGCGCGCGCGCTCTATCTGGGTTCGTCGCTCTATCGCATTCACGGCACCAATGAGCCGGGCACCATCGGCCAGAACGTGTCCTCCGGCTGCATCCGCATGATGAATGAGGATGTGATCGACCTTTATGGGCGCGTGCCGGTCGGAACCCGCGTGGTCGTGCGCTAG
- a CDS encoding septation protein A — MTQETTPRTKIAAAAGAQRKKLNPGLKIALELGPLIVFFVVNSKFGIFPATGVLMAGVLLTLGVSWAITKHLPAMPVVTAVLVLIFGGLTIFLQNEDFIKLKVTILYSMFGAALLGALYFGKLLLPIVFDMAIHISDEGWRKLTWRWGLFFFFLAGLNEVVRHYVTTDVWVNFKVFGILPLTILFAVAQAPLIMRHEIPAEHEDAESHF, encoded by the coding sequence ATGACACAGGAAACGACGCCCCGGACCAAGATCGCCGCCGCCGCCGGGGCGCAGCGAAAGAAACTCAATCCGGGGCTGAAGATCGCGCTCGAACTCGGGCCGCTGATCGTGTTTTTCGTCGTGAACAGCAAGTTCGGCATCTTCCCCGCCACCGGCGTGCTGATGGCGGGCGTGCTGCTGACGCTGGGCGTTTCGTGGGCGATCACGAAGCATCTGCCGGCGATGCCGGTCGTCACCGCGGTTCTGGTGCTGATCTTCGGCGGGCTGACAATCTTTCTGCAGAACGAGGACTTCATCAAGCTGAAGGTGACGATCCTCTATTCCATGTTCGGCGCGGCGCTGCTCGGCGCGCTCTATTTCGGCAAGCTGCTGCTGCCCATCGTTTTCGACATGGCGATCCACATCAGCGACGAGGGCTGGCGCAAGCTCACCTGGCGCTGGGGCCTGTTCTTCTTCTTTCTCGCGGGCCTCAATGAGGTGGTGCGCCATTACGTGACGACGGATGTGTGGGTGAACTTCAAGGTCTTCGGCATCCTGCCGCTGACGATCCTCTTCGCCGTCGCCCAGGCTCCGCTGATCATGCGCCACGAAATTCCCGCCGAGCACGAAGACGCGGAGTCGCATTTCTAG
- the ftsY gene encoding signal recognition particle-docking protein FtsY, translating to MSTEKKRGMFSRLFGKSAEPEAEAPETPQTPETAEAPKRSWWQRLSGGLARTSQAITQGVTDIFTKRKLDALTLEELEDVLLRADLGVGASTRITQAVGKARYEKDIAPEEVRAILAREVEAVLEPVAKPFEIDEATKPFIILVVGVNGSGKTTTIAKLASKWTGEGKKVVLAAGDTFRAAAVAQLEVWGQRLGAEVVSGKEGADAAGLAFDAIARARETGADILLMDTAGRLQNRAELMAELEKIVRVMKKAEAAAPHAVLLVLDATVGQNALQQVEVFERIAGVTGLVMTKLDGTARGGILVAIAEAHGLPIHFIGVGEGADDLEPFTARDFARAIAGLNEEEAPEAAPES from the coding sequence ATGAGCACCGAAAAGAAACGCGGCATGTTTTCACGCCTGTTCGGCAAGAGCGCCGAACCGGAGGCGGAAGCGCCCGAGACGCCGCAAACGCCCGAGACGGCCGAAGCGCCCAAACGCTCCTGGTGGCAGCGGCTTTCCGGCGGCCTCGCCCGCACCTCGCAGGCGATCACCCAGGGCGTCACCGACATCTTCACCAAGCGCAAGCTCGACGCGCTGACGCTCGAGGAGCTGGAGGATGTTCTGCTGCGCGCCGACCTGGGCGTCGGCGCCTCCACCCGGATCACTCAGGCGGTCGGCAAGGCCCGCTACGAAAAAGACATTGCGCCCGAGGAAGTTCGCGCCATCCTCGCCCGCGAGGTCGAGGCGGTGCTGGAGCCCGTGGCGAAGCCCTTTGAGATCGACGAGGCGACAAAGCCCTTCATCATCCTGGTCGTCGGCGTCAATGGCTCCGGCAAGACGACGACCATCGCCAAGCTCGCCTCCAAATGGACCGGCGAGGGCAAGAAGGTCGTGCTCGCCGCCGGCGACACTTTTCGCGCAGCCGCCGTGGCGCAGCTCGAGGTATGGGGCCAGCGGCTCGGGGCCGAGGTCGTCTCGGGCAAGGAGGGGGCGGACGCCGCCGGCCTCGCTTTCGACGCCATCGCCCGCGCGCGGGAGACCGGGGCCGACATCCTGCTCATGGACACCGCCGGCCGTCTGCAAAACCGCGCCGAGCTGATGGCCGAGCTGGAAAAGATCGTCCGTGTCATGAAAAAGGCGGAAGCTGCGGCCCCGCATGCGGTGCTCCTTGTGCTTGACGCCACCGTCGGCCAGAATGCGCTCCAGCAGGTCGAGGTTTTCGAGCGTATCGCGGGCGTCACTGGTCTGGTGATGACCAAGCTCGACGGCACGGCGCGCGGCGGCATTCTCGTCGCCATCGCGGAGGCGCATGGCCTCCCCATCCACTTCATCGGCGTCGGCGAGGGCGCCGACGATCTGGAGCCCTTCACCGCCCGTGACTTCGCCCGCGCGATCGCCGGCCTGAACGAAGAAGAAGCGCCGGAGGCGGCGCCGGAAAGCTAA
- a CDS encoding HIT family protein, translated as MSALCPFCAITPTAWVGENDLAFAIRDKFPVRPLHTLLIPKRHVQDIFETTPEEREALHQLALERRSAIRGEDPDVQGFNFGSNIGEAAGQKIFHAHLHLIPRRPGDTPPPPARPND; from the coding sequence ATGAGCGCTCTTTGCCCATTTTGCGCCATCACGCCCACAGCATGGGTGGGCGAGAATGACCTCGCCTTCGCCATCAGAGACAAATTCCCCGTGCGCCCGCTCCACACGCTGCTTATCCCCAAACGGCATGTGCAGGACATTTTCGAGACCACCCCCGAAGAGCGCGAGGCTCTACACCAGCTTGCGCTGGAACGTCGTTCCGCCATTCGCGGGGAAGACCCGGACGTGCAGGGATTCAATTTCGGCTCGAATATCGGAGAGGCCGCAGGCCAGAAAATTTTTCACGCCCACCTGCATTTGATCCCCCGGCGCCCGGGAGACACGCCGCCGCCCCCGGCTCGCCCAAACGACTAG
- a CDS encoding GyrI-like domain-containing protein produces the protein MDKIDFKKIHPELYRPSAKDFALIDVPAMQFVMVDGLGNPNSAPSYARAIEWLFSVSYAMKFAARASLKTDYVVPPLEGLWWADDPADFAARRKERWRWTMMVMAPDFLTRAMFKAAMEKTEKKRGAPPKSLRIEEYAEGRAFQILHIGGYDDEDPTLARLHDEVMPSQGFTFSGKHHEIYLSDARKTEPSRLKTILRQPVRLS, from the coding sequence ATGGACAAGATCGATTTCAAAAAAATTCATCCTGAGCTTTATCGACCTTCCGCAAAAGATTTCGCTCTGATCGACGTTCCAGCCATGCAATTTGTAATGGTTGATGGTCTCGGAAATCCGAATAGCGCGCCATCCTATGCGCGCGCAATCGAGTGGCTGTTTTCTGTCAGCTACGCCATGAAGTTTGCCGCCAGGGCGTCCCTGAAAACAGATTATGTCGTGCCGCCTCTGGAAGGTTTGTGGTGGGCGGATGATCCTGCCGATTTCGCGGCGCGGCGCAAGGAGCGCTGGCGCTGGACGATGATGGTTATGGCTCCGGATTTTCTTACCCGCGCAATGTTCAAGGCGGCTATGGAGAAGACAGAAAAGAAACGCGGCGCGCCTCCCAAAAGCCTGCGCATCGAAGAATACGCCGAAGGCCGCGCCTTTCAGATTCTGCATATTGGCGGCTACGATGACGAAGATCCGACACTGGCGCGGCTTCACGATGAAGTGATGCCTTCCCAAGGTTTCACCTTCAGTGGCAAGCATCACGAAATCTATTTGAGTGACGCCCGCAAAACCGAGCCATCGAGACTGAAGACGATTCTCCGGCAGCCCGTTCGCCTTTCCTGA
- a CDS encoding GNAT family N-acetyltransferase gives MTDAPFLVSRPVLLTEAHDTSAFDCGDCVLDDWLRTRAWRNLQLAASRTYVVCPSGSNRVIGYFALNMGQILAQEVVGSMRRNMPKQIPAVTLGRLAIDRAWHGRGLGRALLADVVRRALRASAEVSARLLIVHAVSPGAEAFYLHHGFTRLPVETPTLALDLLKLQKLRGK, from the coding sequence GTGACTGATGCGCCGTTTCTGGTCAGCCGGCCCGTCCTGCTGACCGAAGCGCACGACACTTCGGCGTTCGACTGCGGCGATTGCGTGCTGGATGACTGGCTCCGCACGCGCGCATGGCGCAATCTGCAACTCGCGGCGAGCCGCACCTATGTCGTGTGTCCGTCAGGATCCAACCGCGTCATCGGTTATTTCGCGCTGAACATGGGACAAATCCTCGCGCAAGAGGTGGTCGGCTCCATGCGTCGCAATATGCCAAAGCAGATTCCCGCCGTGACGCTCGGACGCCTTGCCATTGATCGGGCATGGCATGGAAGGGGTCTGGGGCGAGCGTTGCTAGCCGATGTGGTGCGGCGGGCGCTGCGGGCGAGCGCGGAAGTTTCCGCGCGGCTGCTGATCGTTCACGCCGTATCGCCCGGTGCCGAAGCCTTCTATCTTCATCACGGCTTCACGCGGCTGCCGGTCGAAACCCCGACGCTCGCCCTCGATCTGCTCAAGCTGCAGAAGCTGAGAGGAAAATAA
- a CDS encoding DUF1778 domain-containing protein, with translation MSAPPVQNAEVNIHLRARAQDKALIDQAAELVGSNRSQFMMASALKEAKNILLDQSTIYADAQTFQKVMDWMDAEATVDEAAGMKRILQSKAPWQSD, from the coding sequence ATGAGCGCTCCCCCTGTCCAAAACGCTGAGGTCAACATTCATCTGCGCGCACGCGCGCAGGATAAGGCCCTGATCGACCAGGCGGCGGAACTCGTGGGATCGAACCGCTCGCAATTCATGATGGCCTCGGCGCTCAAGGAGGCCAAAAACATTCTCCTCGACCAATCGACCATCTATGCGGACGCGCAAACCTTTCAGAAGGTCATGGACTGGATGGATGCCGAAGCGACGGTGGACGAGGCCGCCGGCATGAAGCGCATTCTCCAATCCAAAGCTCCGTGGCAAAGTGACTGA
- a CDS encoding beta-ketoacyl-ACP synthase III, with translation MPNSIVLGTGSYAPERILTNADLERLVATNSDWIISRTGIRERRVAADHEATSDLAAAAARKALDCAGVAPEDVDMIVVGTVTGDTPTPSCAAFVQELLGARNAFCFDVAAACAGSIYGLTIADQFIRSGMVRRALVIGAETLSRFVDWTNRETCVLFGDAAGAILLGATEEEGHGLLAATLRTDGSMTGILGIFGGGSRRPASSEMLLDNGNKIRMRGREVYKVATRLLPDVVAETLAKAGLSPDDVDHVICHQANQRIIESALENLGVPREKCWINIDRYGNTSSASMPISLDEASRAGRLKRGDVIAMMAIGAGMTWGGAVLRW, from the coding sequence TTGCCGAATTCCATCGTTCTTGGAACGGGTTCCTATGCGCCTGAGCGCATCCTGACCAACGCCGATCTCGAGAGGCTCGTCGCCACCAACAGCGACTGGATCATCAGCCGGACGGGCATCCGGGAGCGGCGCGTCGCCGCCGATCACGAGGCGACCTCGGACCTCGCCGCCGCCGCCGCCCGCAAGGCGCTCGACTGCGCTGGCGTGGCGCCGGAGGACGTCGACATGATCGTCGTCGGCACCGTGACCGGCGACACGCCGACGCCCTCCTGCGCGGCCTTTGTGCAGGAGCTCCTCGGCGCCCGGAACGCCTTCTGCTTCGACGTCGCCGCCGCCTGCGCCGGCTCGATCTACGGCCTGACCATCGCCGACCAGTTCATCCGCTCGGGGATGGTGCGCCGCGCGCTGGTGATCGGCGCCGAGACGCTGAGCCGTTTCGTCGACTGGACCAATCGCGAAACCTGCGTCCTGTTCGGCGACGCCGCCGGGGCGATCCTGCTCGGCGCGACGGAGGAGGAGGGCCACGGGCTTCTGGCGGCGACGCTGCGCACGGACGGCTCCATGACCGGGATTCTAGGCATTTTCGGCGGCGGCAGCCGCCGGCCGGCGTCGTCGGAAATGCTCCTCGACAACGGCAACAAGATCAGGATGCGCGGCCGCGAGGTCTACAAGGTGGCGACGCGGCTGCTGCCCGACGTCGTGGCCGAGACGCTGGCCAAGGCCGGGCTGTCGCCCGACGATGTGGACCATGTGATCTGCCATCAGGCCAATCAGCGCATCATCGAGTCCGCGCTCGAAAATCTCGGCGTGCCCCGGGAAAAGTGCTGGATCAACATCGACCGCTACGGCAACACCTCCAGCGCCTCCATGCCGATCTCGCTCGACGAGGCGAGCCGGGCGGGCAGGCTGAAGCGCGGCGACGTCATCGCCATGATGGCCATCGGCGCCGGCATGACCTGGGGCGGGGCGGTTCTGCGCTGGTGA